DNA sequence from the Methanococcus maripaludis genome:
AATTTTACAGTTTTGGTGTTAATTTTCCTAATTTTGGGATTTATTGTTGGACGAAGTATGGGAATTGACTTTGGAAATATGTATGAAATAATGCTTTACATCCAGATTTTATTAATTGGAATTGATCTTGGAAAAAGTAGCGGTCTTAGGGGAGTTAAAAAAGTTGGAAAATTTGGTCTTTTACTTCCATTATTTACAATCATCGGTTCATTAATCGGCGGAATAATTGCATCAATTGTTTTAAACATTCCTATAAAATATGCACTTGCAATTGCGTCAGGAATGGGCTGGTACAGTCTTTGTGGGCCAATTTTAGCAAAATATTCTGCAATTTATGGGGTAATGGGATTTTTGGTAAATCTTGCAAGAGAAGTTTTAACAATTATCGGCTATTCTTTTGTGATAAAAAAGTTTCCAAAAGATATGGCAATTACGCTTGGTGGTGGGACCAGCATGGATTCAACACTTCCAATAATCGTTAAATTTGGTGGAAAAGACATAATGATTCTTTCATTTGTACATGGCTTTATTTTGACGCTTTTAATCCCATTTATAACGCCGTTTATATTAATGCTTCCAATCTAGAATTTTAAATTTTAATTCACCACTAATTTTTTTAAAAATTTTCAATGTGGTATAATACGATAAAATTACAATTTTAAAGTTTAAAAAAGTTTATTTTTGTTTAAAAATTAAAAAAAGGAAATATTCAATATATTATTCCATGCTGACGTATTTATTTCCTTTTAAGATGTTTTCAGAATCAAGAGATATATCATACAAACTATTATTCAATGCGGTGTTTGCAATTATACTATTATTTGTAGAACCCATAATTCCCCATATTCCAAAATTGGTATTGTATGAAACTTCATTTGTAATGAATCTGTTGCAGTTGGAGCCTTGAATGTCCAATCCAGCTTGATAATTGTAGTTTACAATGTTGTTGACAACTTTGTTTCCTGTTGATAAATCTACAGATATGCCCCAGGTATTATTGCATACGAAATTGTCTTCGATATTGTTATTATCTGAGTACCATGCCATAATACCATCCATATTGTCTGAAGCATTATTTTTAAGAATTTTACATTCAGTAGCGTTGTTAATCCATATCCCGGAACCAAATTTGGATATCTGCATATCTTTAATGGTTACCTTGGAACAGTCGTACACGTATACTCCTGAGTCACCCATCCAGCCCCAATAGATATCATCCCCTTCGAGGTAGTTTCCATTTCCATCCAGTATTACATCATCTGCGTTTATTGTTATCGCAGTGCCTATGATTCCCGATTGGGATATATTCAATAGATATTTCCCAGAATCATTTATTGCATAAGGTAATGAATTTATGTAATTAGTATTTGTTCCCTTTTCCCCACCTGCTGCAGCACATGCAATTGACATACTCACAAATACTGCGAGAGCCAAGGCTATTAATGGTTTATAACCAATTTTAGTCATTTTTAATTCACCCCCATGGTTACAATTAGATTTATCCGTTTTATAATATTTAAAATTAATTAAAAAACGATTATAACACTTTAATAGTTTAATAACCAATTTATAACATTATTGATCGAAAAATAAAAAAATATAATCTATATTTGTATAAAATACTGGTTTTAAACGTAAATTTATTAAAAATATGCAGAAAATACCTCCTACCTCCGATTTAAATAATATCTTTCCCAGAGTATCAAAAATTAATTATACTGTTTTAAAAATAATGTTTAATATGGGTTTGTGGGGGGATTGTCGTGTACACTTATCCCGTATTATTATCCGTAATTTTTATGGTAATTTTTGCAGGATGCCAATCAGAAAAGCCATTGGGGGATTCTACAGTTACGTTTCAAAACGAAACAACAGCGGTAGTATTGATAGAGGATTTTTCGTATAAGCCTGCAGTTGTGACTGTGAAAGTTGGAACAAAAGTTACATGGGTACAAAAAGATAGTGTAAGGCATACTGTAACATCAAATGACGGAATATTTGATTCAGGACTTCTTTCAGAAGGAATATCTTGGGAATATACATTCAATGAAGTAGGGACGTATAATTACTACTGTATACCCCATCCTTATATGGAAGGAACGGTTGAAGTGGTAGAATGACTCCAGAAGCTTCGTTTAAACTGGTTTACTATACGGGATTTACCAATTTTTTATTTATTGTCCTGATTATTCTTTCTTGTAGATGCGGAACTTTTTTACCGCATTCCTTTAAAAATCTAAAAATTTATAAAATAATTTTTAAATATCACTGCTACTATTGGGCGTTATTTTTAATTTCTGTAGCACTCCATTCTTATGGGGTATATTCACTAAGATAAGGGGGTAGAAATTATGGATAAAAAATTTTTTGAATGCAAAGTTTGTGGGGACATTCATCAGGGTAAAAATGGGCCAAATCCCTGTCCAACCTGCGGATCAAAAGATTCCCAAAATGAAATCAAAGGATATACGATTGTAAAAAAATTCAGTGAATGCAAAGTATGTCAAGATTTTCACTGGGGTGAAAAAGCTCCAAGTCCATGCCCAACGTGCATGACAAAGGACTCTTACGTTGAAATTACAAAAGAAGAGCTTCCAGAAAAACTTGGAATGTAACTTTTCTTTTTTAAATTTTTTTATTTTTATATTATTTTAGTTTTAATATCGTTTTCAGCAAGTTTTATATATTTTAATGTTAACAATATCTAACATTGAGTTAGAAATAAGTAACATAATGTTTGAAATAATTAACAGTATTTATGGTGATATTACATGTTTGGAAAACCCGAATGGTTTGAGAGAAGAAAGTACGGCGGTTGGGGACTTCACCCAAAAACATGGCAGGGTTGGCTCTATATTGCAGTAATGGTTCTACCTTACATAATATTTCAATCGCTACCTTATTGGGACGAAACAACAAGAACTTACGTTACTGTAGCTTGGGTTTTATTTTTATTGCTTGATGTAGGGCACATCATGGTAAATCTTGATAAAGATGAGCGAGAATATAAAATAGAAGCAGTATCTGAAAGAAATGCGGCATGGGCGATGGTTTTATTTTTAGTTGCCGGAATAATGTATCAATCGATTACGAGTGCTTTGAATCAAAGCTTTTACGTTGACTGGTTTTTAGTTCTGGCATTATTTGGGGGAATGATTGTAAAAACAATTTCAAATTATTACCTTGAAAAATCTGAAATTTAAGGGATTAAAATGGACAGTAAATTTAAAAATAGACTTAATTTAAAATATTTTGAAAAGATTGGGCGATATTGAATGAAAACGAGGATAAAAGAATATCGGGCAAAGTACGACATGACGCAAGAGGATCTCGGAAAAATTGTTGGAGTTAGGCGTGAAACAATAGGTTTTCTTGAAAAGGGAAAATATAATCCGTCATTAAAACTTGCTCACGCAATTTCAAAGGCGTTGAATGTGAAAATAGATGAATTATTTATTTTTGAAGAAGATGAATAAGAAAAAGACGAATAAAAAAATGGAAAAATTTTATCGAAATACTTTTAAAATAAAAAGAAAGGCATCAGCAGATCATAAAATTGGCTCATCACAAGGTCAGCCGGGGATAACATCATCATTTGCCTTAATTCTTTTAAATGTACTGTCCGAGAATTTCTATAACTTCATTTTGAAGTTCTCTTTCGTCAATCGGATCCATTTCGATATTGGAATTTGCAATAATATAAAACGGCATTTCGTTCTTTTCAATTGTTGATATATATATGTATTCTTCACCAGATTTTATACTCGTTTTTTCGACATTTCCCATGATTTTGTTTAGGGTCTGGAAAACACCACTGTACTGTCCAGCAACTTCATCCGGGTCTTTTAATGTGGAAATGATTGTCAAACCTTCTTCATTAACAACAGTAATATCTAAAAGGTCATGTGAAAGGGCAATTTCTAAAAGGTCGTAAGTGTCGGACGCTTTTTCAGGATTTTTTGAGACCGCCTGACTTTTTAATTTTTGAAGTCCTTCAATTACTTCGAGTTCAAGTAATTCTTTTTCTTCATTTTGTACATTCTTTTTATCTTTTTTTAGTTTAAATAGTGTGTAGTATGAACCAAAAAAACCTGCACCAAGTGAAATTGTAAATAAACCCAAATTTTCCATTTTTTAGACCCCTTTTAAATATTATATTGTTTATTTTAATTTTTGAAGCCCTTTTATTACTTCATCTTTTAATTCTTCGCGCTTTTTAGCCTTATCTTTCTTCTTTTTCTGTATAATTATTCTCAAAATGGAGAAAGAACATATAAAACCTATTCCAAGAGATATTGCGAACAGGTAGATGTTATTCATAAAAGCCCTCTGTTAAACTATGGGTACCATTATATTTTCTGGGATATTTAACCATTTTTATTTATATCTGCTGTATGAGGTTGTGAATTTTTCAACAGTAATATTTAAAAATTCAATTTCGACATTATTCATACCTAATATGTCGGAAATGTCTCTTTCAATTTTATCAGTATTTAAGCTGCTTTTTATAAATCCAAGCATTTTTTTAGGGACAACGATAATTGAACACTTGCATTTATATCCGTTATCTTCGGTTATGGACATATGGACTTCAAATTCAGAAATATCATGTACATTTTCTAAATATTCATATATTCCATGTTCAATTTTTTCTTTTAGTCCTTCAACGCCTGTTTTTTCTTTATTTGAATTTTTAGCTTTTATTTTATTAAGCTCTTCTTGAAGATCTATATCATATTTATTATGTGTTGATTTATGCTCTGTTTTAGTTTCTGTTTTATTCCCTGTTTTTTTATTATTGACAGTAACATCTGAAGTCATTTCGATTATATATGAATCAAATAGATCTTCAATGTCTTTTTTAATAACCTCAGAATTTTCATCTGACGTCGTGTTAACACAACACGTGGCAATAAATTCGTCGTTATCAGAATATTCTATCGAAAGTTCAGTTTCAAACTCTAAAATAGCGCTATTTTCGTTGAAATAATCATTTATTTTTTCTAAGAGTTCGTTTTCTATTGCACCCATTTCAGTTTTTGAAGGTTCAAACACGTCATCTAACAGATTTTCAATCATATCTTCAGTAGGTGTTCGTATACCTAATTTTTTCATCAGCTCTTCTCTTGAAATATCTTCTTCGACCT
Encoded proteins:
- a CDS encoding right-handed parallel beta-helix repeat-containing protein: MTKIGYKPLIALALAVFVSMSIACAAAGGEKGTNTNYINSLPYAINDSGKYLLNISQSGIIGTAITINADDVILDGNGNYLEGDDIYWGWMGDSGVYVYDCSKVTIKDMQISKFGSGIWINNATECKILKNNASDNMDGIMAWYSDNNNIEDNFVCNNTWGISVDLSTGNKVVNNIVNYNYQAGLDIQGSNCNRFITNEVSYNTNFGIWGIMGSTNNSIIANTALNNSLYDISLDSENILKGNKYVSME
- a CDS encoding rubredoxin-like domain-containing protein, which encodes MDKKFFECKVCGDIHQGKNGPNPCPTCGSKDSQNEIKGYTIVKKFSECKVCQDFHWGEKAPSPCPTCMTKDSYVEITKEELPEKLGM
- a CDS encoding lysine exporter LysO family protein; protein product: MNFTVLVLIFLILGFIVGRSMGIDFGNMYEIMLYIQILLIGIDLGKSSGLRGVKKVGKFGLLLPLFTIIGSLIGGIIASIVLNIPIKYALAIASGMGWYSLCGPILAKYSAIYGVMGFLVNLAREVLTIIGYSFVIKKFPKDMAITLGGGTSMDSTLPIIVKFGGKDIMILSFVHGFILTLLIPFITPFILMLPI
- a CDS encoding helix-turn-helix transcriptional regulator yields the protein MKTRIKEYRAKYDMTQEDLGKIVGVRRETIGFLEKGKYNPSLKLAHAISKALNVKIDELFIFEEDE
- a CDS encoding cupredoxin domain-containing protein, producing the protein MYTYPVLLSVIFMVIFAGCQSEKPLGDSTVTFQNETTAVVLIEDFSYKPAVVTVKVGTKVTWVQKDSVRHTVTSNDGIFDSGLLSEGISWEYTFNEVGTYNYYCIPHPYMEGTVEVVE